From Cellulosimicrobium cellulans, the proteins below share one genomic window:
- a CDS encoding DUF2630 family protein: MTSDGGIRRTIGDLVAQERELREQLAHGEITGGQEHERLRAIEVELDQCWDLLRQRDAAREFGSDPDAATVRDPGTVEGYLD, translated from the coding sequence ATGACCAGCGACGGCGGCATCCGCAGGACGATCGGCGACCTCGTGGCGCAGGAGCGCGAGCTCCGCGAGCAGCTCGCGCACGGCGAGATCACCGGGGGGCAGGAGCACGAGCGGCTGCGCGCGATCGAGGTGGAGCTCGACCAGTGCTGGGACCTGCTGCGCCAGCGCGACGCGGCCCGCGAGTTCGGGAGCGACCCGGATGCCGCGACCGTGCGCGACCCCGGTACCGTGGAGGGGTACCTGGACTGA
- a CDS encoding VOC family protein: protein MTTTIGRTVLLCHDLDASAAFWADGFGFGTLFRGETDGFPLLHVGPGRVDEPGLWLVPLPAGGAPLVRHGLPNLVLYVDDLDATLARLAAVGVEPFVGPDADAESGDRFAHVHDPDGHRIVVVQLGPVADPA, encoded by the coding sequence ATGACGACGACGATCGGCCGCACCGTCCTGCTGTGCCACGACCTCGACGCGAGCGCTGCGTTCTGGGCGGACGGGTTCGGGTTCGGGACGCTGTTCCGCGGCGAGACCGACGGCTTCCCGCTGCTGCACGTCGGACCGGGTCGCGTCGACGAGCCCGGGCTGTGGCTCGTCCCGCTCCCCGCGGGCGGCGCGCCCCTCGTGCGCCACGGGCTGCCGAACCTCGTGCTCTACGTCGACGACCTCGACGCGACCCTCGCGCGGCTCGCCGCCGTGGGGGTCGAGCCGTTCGTCGGGCCGGACGCCGACGCCGAGTCCGGGGACCGGTTCGCGCACGTCCACGACCCCGACGGGCACCGGATCGTCGTCGTACAGCTCGGCCCGGTGGCCGACCCCGCGTAG